DNA from Microbacterium sulfonylureivorans:
GAAGAACTCCGTCGCGGCGACGTCGAGACCCAGGGCGATGTCGCGGCCCGGCGTGAAGCCGGCCTTCTCGATCGCCTTGACGAGGAAGTCGAGGCCCTCGCGGTTGCTGGGAAGGTCGGGGGCGAAGCCGCCTTCGTCGCCGAGGCCGGTCGCGAAGCCCGCGGCCTTCAGCTCGCCCTTGAGCACGTGGTACACCTCGGTGCCCCAGCGCAGCGACTCGGAGAAGGTCTCGGCGCCGATCGGCGCGAGGAAGAACTCCTGCATGTCGATGCCGTTGTCGGCGTGCTCGCCGCCGTTGATGACGTTGAACAGCGGGACGGGCAGGACGTGCGCGTTGGGCCCGCCGAGGTAGCGGAAGAGCGGCAGGTCGGCCGAGTCGGCGGCGGCCTTGGCCACGGCGAGCGAGATGCCCAGGATGGCGTTCGCACCGACGCGCGACTTGTTCTCGGTGCCGTCGACCTCGATGAGGATCTCGTCGATGATGCGCTGCTCGCTGGCGTCGACGCCCTCGATGGCGGGGCCGAGCTCGTCGATGACGGCTGCGACCGCCTTGAGCACGCCCTTGCCGCCGTAGCGGCTCTTGTCGCCGTCGCGCAGCTCGTACGCCTCGAAGGCTCCGGTCGACGCGCCGGAGGGGACGGCGGCGCGCTGGACGATCCCGTCGTCGAGCAGCACCTCCACCTCGACGGTCGGATTTCCGCGCGAGTCGAGAATCTCGCGTGCGCCTACAGCCTCGATCAATGCCACGGGAAAGCTCCTAGTTCGTGGGCGGGTGGTGATGCGGAGCGTCGTCGGTCCGCATCAGAGTCTAGTGATGGGGATGCCCGGGCCACAGGCATCCCGTCATCGACCGCCGTCCTGCACGACGATGGCCAGCGCGACGCCGTCGTACCCCTTGAGGTCGAGCGTCTGCAGGGCGGTCGCGTCGAAGCGCGGATCCCGGCCGAGCATCTCGAGCCCGCGCTGCACCCCGATCACCTGCGGGTTCTCGGTGGCGGGGTTGGCCACCTCTCCCCCGCGCACGGTGTTGTCGACGACCACGACCGTGCCGGGACGGCCGAGCCGGGCCGCCCAATCGAGGTAGATCGTGTTCGACTCCTTGTCGGCGTCGATGAACACGAGATCGAAGGGCTCGCCCCCCTCGAGCGTCGGCAGCACGTCGGCGGCCCTCCCGAGCCTCACCTCGACCTTGGCCGAGACTCCCGCGCGCTCGAGGTTCGCCCGCGCGATGTCGGCGATGCGGGGCTCGGCCTCGATCGTGACGATGCGGCCGTCGTCGGGGATGCCGCGCGCCATCCAGATCGTCGAGTACGCGCCGAGCGTGCCGATCTCGAGCACGCGCCGGGCGCCGCTGATGCGCGCCAGGAGATGCAGGAACTTGCCGTTGACGGGGGCGACCTCGATCGCGGGGAGACCGGCGGCGTTCTGGTCGGCGACGGCGTCGTCGAGTGCGGGGTCGTGCCCCACCAGGGTCTCGGTGAGGTAGGCGTCGACGCGGCGCCACAGGTCGGGGGTCGGGTCGGTCATGGCCCCAGCCAACAAGCGGCCGGGGCCGCCGTCAAGCCCGACGGCGCGTGCGCGAGCGGACCCACATCAGAGCCGCCGCGCCGCCGCCGAGCAGCACGATGCCGAGCAGCAGGCTCTGCCACGGCCACATGCCTCCCGTGGCCGGAAGCGCGCCAGGTGCGCCCGGCCCCGGCGGAGCGGCCGGATCGGTCGGGTCGACCGGCGGGAACGGTCCGACGACGACGTCGAGGATGCAGTCCTCGTCGGCGCACCCGCCGCCCTCACCGGGGACGACCACGGACACCAGGGTCCCGTCGCCTTCGCCCGACGCCGACACCGTGGCGGTGAAGGTGACGGTCACGGTGGATCCGGGACCGGTGGCCGCCAGCGGTCCGGTCCAGCTGAGAACGCCGCCGTCGACCGTGATGCTCCCGCCGGTCGCATTGACGGAGGCCGGGTCGATGACCGCGTCGTCGAGCACCCCTGTCAGGTCGTCGAGGAACGACGCGACCGACCACGGCGTCGAGCCGGTGTTGTCGACGGTGATCGTGTAGAGCACGGCACTGCCGGGGATCACCGGACCGGAGGACGTCGTCGCGACCCGCACCGTGTACGACTCGGTGTCGGTGACTGTCGTGCAGTCGGCCGCGGTCGGGCACGTGCCGTCCGCGCCGGGGGCCACCGTGTTCGTCAGAACGGCGTCGGCCCCGGTCCCTGCCGGACGGACGACGGCCGGGTAGGTGATCGTCACGCTCGCACCCGGGCCCGAGGCGGCCAGCGGCCCCGCCCACGTGAGAGTGCCACCCGTCAGGGATGCCGCGCCCGCGGTCGCACTGATCGCGGCCGGGTCGATGGTCGCGTCGTCGAGGACTCGGCTCAGGTCGTCCGAGAGCGTGGCCTCGCCTGCCGCGAACGCGACGGCGCCGGTGTTCTCGACCGTGAGGGTGTAGATCGTCGTCTCACCGGGACGCAGCGGCCCCGGGTCGGAGGTCGTCTTGGTCACCGAGAACGCCTTGATCGCGGTGGATGTCTCGCACGAGGCGGACGAGAGGCACACGCCGTCCGCACCGGGCGCCACCGTGTTCACGAGAACGCCGTCGCCGGACCCGTCACCGGTCTCGACGACCGCCTCGTACGTGATGGTCACGGTCGCCCCGGCACCGGTCGACGCGAGCGGGCCGTCCCAGCTGAGCGTGGTGCCGCTGAGCGATGCGACACCCGCGGATGCCTGAACGGATGCGGGATCGACGGTCGCGTCGTCGAGCACGTCCGAGAGGTCGTCGGTGAAGGCGGCCTCACCGTCTGCGAAGGCGTCCGAGCCGACGTTGGTCACGGTGACCGTGTACGTCACCGTGGTGCCCGGCGCGACCGTTGCGGCGGCCGACGACGACTTGCCGACGACGAACGCCCGCGTATCGGTCGAGGTCACACAGTCCGCGGCGACCGCGCAGAGTCCTCCCGCGCCGGGAGCGACGGTGTTGACGAGGGCGCCGTCACCCTGGCCGGATCCGGCCGCCAGGACGACCGCCTCGTACGTGATGGTCACCGTGTCGTCGCCGGCCGCGGCCCCGAGCGGGCCCGCCCAGCTCAGTGTCGTCCCGGAGAGCGTCGCGGTGCCGCCCGACGCCTGAATCGTCGCCGGATCGATGGTGGCGTCATCGAGCACGTCGGCGAGGTCATCGGTCAGTGCGGCCTCGCCCGGGCCGAACGCGACCGTGCCGGTGTTCTCGACGGTCAGCGTGTAGGCGATCGTGTCGCCGGGCGCGGCCGGGCCCGGAGGGGAGGATGTCTTCGTCACTTCGAACGAGCGCACGTCGGTCGTGGTCGCGCAGGTCGCCGCCGCGTCGCACACGCCGCCGACGCCCGTGGCGGAGACGCCGTTGGTCAGCTGACGATCCCCGCCGGGCGGGTTCGCGGTCTGGATCTGATACGTCACCGTGACGGTCGCCGCCGCGCCCGTCGCGGCGAGCGGCCCCGACCACAGCAGGTTGTTGCCCGCGATGTCGACCGATCCCGCCGACGCCGTGATCGAGCCGGGCACGAGCGTGCCGTTGTCGAGCACGTCGGTCAGGTCGTCGCGGAACCCCGCATAGTCGGCGGGGTAGGGCACGGCGCCGGTGTTGTCGACGGTGACGGTGTACGTCACGAGGCCGCCGGCGTCGACCACGGCGGCCGAGGCCGTCTTGGCGACCGAATAGGACATGTCCGTCTCGACCGTGCAGGCGGCCGGAGCCATGGCATCCTGCACCGACGAGGCGCCGATGGTGTTCGCGATCCCGGTGGCGAACGCCTGCGTGGTGGGAAGCGGCGCCGTGGACGCCACGGCGGGGACGCCGTTCAGGCGCAGGAAGGTGCCGTTCGCCGCGGTGACGTACACCTCGCCCGAGGAGCGGGCGGCGCCGACGACGCCCATGGGGAGTGTTCCGATCTGCGTCCAGGTGGCCGTCGGCGAGAGCCGGAAGACGCTCGTTCCGAGAGACGTCGCTCCGGTCTTGGCGAACACCAGCGTGTCGCCGCCGGCGACGGGAACGAGGTCGCCGACGGTGTTCACCCCGGTCGGCAGCACCGCGAAAGCGGTCGCGGCCCCCGTCGCGGGGTTCACGCTGTAGATGGTCCTCGACGTCGTCAGGTCCATGAGCAGCGTGTTGGCGGCCGTGTAGACGAGCGAGCCGCCCAGAATCATCGTGCCCGCCGGCAGGCCGGTGATCGGCCGGGTGAGCGTGGAGGCGCCGGTGGCGGGGTCGATCTGGTAGAGCGTCTTGGCCGTCGTGGAGGTCTGGGACACGCCCCACAGCACTGCCCCGTTGGGCTGCCACGCGATGTCCTGGTAGTTGCGCTGCAGCGGTACCGACGCGCCGAGCGGCGTGCCGTCCGTCGCATACCGCGAGAGTGTGAGCGGGGCGACGCTCGTGTTCGCCCAGATCGTCGAGGGCGGGCACGCCGCGGGCGTGGGCCGGAGCCGGATGGGCGTCGCGACGGTGCAGGTGCCGGTGCATCCGCCCTCCGCGCCCAGGGTGGTCACCGTGTTGTCGAGCTGCCACGTTCCCGCGCTCGGATCGTCCACGACGACCTGGAACGTGACCGTGACCGTCGCGCCCGCCGGGAGGGCGCCCGTCCACGTCAGGGTGCTCGCGGAGACCGAGGCGGAGCCCGAGGTCGCGGTGATGGAGCCCGGCACGATATCGGCGTCGTCGAGCACCCCCGCGAGGTTGTCGGCGACGTCTGCGGTGCCCGCCGCGTAGTCGACCGAGCCGAGGTTGTTGATGAGGATCGTGTAGGTCACGGTGTCGCCGGGCGCGGCCGTGGCCACCGACGCCGACTTCTCGACGCCGTACGCCTGGAACGGATCGGGGTCGCACGAGCCGTCGTCCTGCTGCGACGTCGCGCCGTTGAAGATCGACGTCGTGTTGATGATCTCCGTGGTCGGGAGCACGGCCGTCGACTCCGCCGTCGGCACGGCGTCGAGGCTGAACATCTCGCCGGTTCCCGTGACCAGATAGATGCCGCCCCCCGATTGGGCCGCCCCCCAGGCGGTGGGCCCGCCACCGATCCGCGTGAGAGTGCCGTCGGCATGCAGACGGAAGTACGCGCCGCTCACGCCCTCCCAGCCGAGGACCAGGATGTCGCCGTCGGCGAGCTGGAGGAAGTCGCCGCCGACGATGACGCCCGCGGGCAGAGTGGCGACGAGCGCGGCGACCCCTGTCACGGGATCCACTTCGTAGATCGTCGATCCGCCGCCCAGGAGGAGCGTTCCGTCGGGGGTCGCGCTCAGCCCCGACGACACGAAGCCGAGGGGATTGCCGTCGAGCGTGATCGCCAGGGACGACGTCTCCGCGCCGGTCGCGGGGTCGAGCGTGTACAGGGTGGAGTTCACGGTGGGGCTCTGCGCGAAGACCGCATACAGCGTCGTGCCGTCGGCGCCCCACGCGATATCGCCGTACCCGCGGGCGAGCGGGAGCCTGGGGCCGACCGCCACACCGCTCGGGAGATACCGGATCATCTGGGGCGTCGCGCCCCCGGTGTTGACCCAGATGCGCGCCGGCGGACAGTCGCCTGGCGCCGCCGCGGCGTGCGGCAGCGGCGACAGAACGAGCAGCGATGCGATGAGCGCGGTGACGACCGCGACCCCCACGGAGATCCGAGTGCGCAATCCGACCGATGTCATGGGCCCCCCTGGGTAGTGACGACGCGATGCTACGCCCGCCGATCGCCCGCCTCAAGACTTTCCTATAGGAAATCATCAAATTCGGATGAGGTCCCTCCGACGAGGACGGCTCGCGCGGCATCCCGCCGAGGGTCGGCCTGTTGTCGCTGTTCGACAAGGGATGCGGCATCCGCTGTGCGCCTTTGGCACCATGGCCCGCATGCGCGTGACCCCTCGAAGACTCGCCGTCGGGATGAGCCTGTGGGCTCCGAACCTGTGGAGCGGCATCCGTGTGAAGCGGTTCGCCGACGACTGGACGAGCGCCACGGTCGAGCTGCACGTGAACCCGATCACCCGCAACTACGTCAAGACGGCGTTCGGCGGCGCGCTGTCGGCGATGACCGACCCGTACTTCTTCATGCTCGTGATGCACCAGCTCGGGCGCGACCACGTCGTGTGGGACACGCGCGGCGAGATCGAGTTCGTCAAGCCTGGCCGCGGCGTGCTCACCGCGCACTTCGAGGTGCCCCGCGAGAAGGCGGCAGAGCTGCGCGAACGGGCTCGCGGCGGCGCCAAGGTGCTCGAATGGTTCGAGACCGACATCACGGATGCCTCGGGCGACGTCGTCGCGCGGGTTCGGCGCGAGGTCTACGTGCGCGAGAAGAAGCGCATCACGGCCTCTGCCGGCTGAGCGCCGCCTCGATCGCCGGCAGGAGCGCGTCGGCGGTGCGGCGGTATCCGAGCGCGCTCGGGTGGAACCGGTCGAGGCTGAACATCTCCTCAGGATGCGAGATGAAGACGGGACCGACCGCGCGCCGCAGCGAGACCGCGGTCGCCCCGGCGCACTCGGCGGCCTCCGCCTGCGCGTCGGCGAGCTGGCGCGACAGGCGCGACCCGAGCGAGCGCAGCGGCTGCGGCACCGGGCGGAGCGCGCCCAGATCGGGACACGTGCCGACGACGACCTCGGCGCCGATCGCCTGCAGACGGGCGATCGCCGTCTCGAGGTGACGCACAGAGGTCGACACCGCGATGCGGTGGGTGATGTCGTTGCCGCCGACCACGATCACCGCGACATCGGCCCGGTAGTCGTCGGGGAGCGCGTCGAGCTGCGCGCCGACCATGCCCGATTCCGCGCCGACGACGGCCGCCGTGCGCAGACGCACGGGTCTGTGCACGCGTCGTGCCAGGCCCTTCGCGAGACGCGCTCCGAGCGTGTCCTTGCGCCGCTCCGCCCCCAGCCCGGCCGCGATGGAGTCGCCGACGAGCAGGAGCTCCACGGGCACGCCGTCGTACGAGCGCCGCCAGACGCGGTCGGCGTCGAGCGCCCGCTCCCCCAGCGGCTTGCCGATCCGGCGTCGCGCGATCGCCGCCTGGCGGTGCAGCAGAGCCCGTGTGCCGAGGACGACCGCCCCGGCTCCGACCACTGAGCCCGCGGCGCTCAGCGCGGCGACGCGGGTGCGGCTCATGGGTCGATTCGACCCCGTCCGGGTGAACGCCGTCTGACGCCGGGGTGAAGCATCCCGTTCCCCTGCGGGCGCTAGTGTTCGCGCATGGCGATGCCCTCTCTGCCCCGCCGTCTCGGTCTCGGCGACGCGGTGTCCATCGGCCTCGGGTCGATGATCGGCGCCGGCGTGTTCGCCGCCTTCGGCCCCGCTGCCGCCGCCGCCGGGAGCGGGCTGCTCGTCGGACTCGCGATCGCCGCCGTGGTGGCCTTCGGCAACGCGACGTCGACGGCGCAGCTCGCAGCCGTGCACCCGACGTCGGGCGGCACGTACGCCTACGGCCGGGCGGAGCTCGGGCCGTGGTGGGGGTTCGTCGCCGGCTGGGGCTTCGTCGTGGGCAAGCTCGCCAGCTGCGCCGCGATGGCGCTCACCTTCGCCGCGTACGCCGCGCCGCCGGGCTGGGAGCGACCGGTCGCGATCCTGGCCGTGGCCGCCCTCGCCGCGGTCAACTGGTTCGGCATCACGCGCACCGCCCAGGCCACCCGCGTCATCGTGGTCGTTGTGCTGCTCGCCCTCGCCGTCGCCGTCGCGGCGGCGGCTGCAGCGCCGGACTCCACCGGCTGGCTGTCCCCCGCATCGCTGTGGTCGGGCGGCTGGTACGGCATCCTCCAGTCGGCCGGCCTGCTGTTCTTCGCGTTCGCCGGGTACGCGCGCATCGCCACGATGGGCGAGGAGGTCCGCGACCCCGCCCGGACGATCCCTCGGGCCATCCTCCTCGCGTTCGCCGGCGCGCTCGTCGTGTACGCCCTCGTCGCGGTCGCGGTCCTGTCGACGCTCGGACCGGAGGCGACGGCCGCGTCGACCGAGCCCGTCGCCGCGGCGACTGCGGCCTCCGGGTGGGCATGGGCGGAGCCCGTCGTGCGGGTGGGTGCGGCCGCGGCATCCCTCGGCGCCCTCCTCGCGCTCATCGCGGGCATCGGGCGGACCACGTTCGCAATGGCCCGCGAGGGGGATCTGCCCCGCTGTCTCGGGGCGGTGCATCCCCGGTGGCATGTGCCGCACCGCGCCGACGTCGCCATCGCGCTCATCGTCATCGCCGTGGTCGCGCTGGTCGACCTGCGCGGCGCCATCGGCTTCTCATCGTTCGGCGTACTGCTGTACTACCTCGTCGCCAACGTCGCCGCGTTCCGTCAGCGCCCGGGCGCGCGCCGGTATCCCCGGGCGCTCCAGGTCGTCGGCGCCGTCGGATGCGTCGTGCTCGGTCTCACCCTGCCCTGGCAGAGCGTGGCCGTCGGCGTCGTGGTGGCCGCCGCGGGAGTCGGCTATCGGATGCTGCGGCTGAAGTTCACGCGAGCGGCTTGAGCTCGAGCCCTCCGACGGGGGTTCCGCCGGACACCGTCGCGAACGACGTGTAGCCGTCGGCGGCCGCGCGCTCGAGGAGTGCCTTGAGGTTCTTCGTGCGGTGCTCCAGGCGCACACGCACGCCGCCGGCCGCGAAGGACGCCTTGTGCGCGAGGAGCTCGCTCGGGGGCACATCCCGGTCGTGCACGAGCACGACGGAGATCGGAGCGGCGTCGTCCGTCGCATCGACCAGATCGACGATGCGCTCGAAGCCGATCGAGAAGCCGACCGCGGGCACGTCCTGACCGAGGAAGCGGCCGATCATGCCGTCGTACCGGCCTCCGCCGCCGAGCGAGTAGTCGACCGACGGGTGGGCGAGCTCGAAGATCGTCCCGGTGTAGTAGCCCATGCCCCGGACGAGGAAGGGATCGAACACCAGCGGGATGTCGGCGAGCGCCGCATCGTCGGCTGCCGGGCCGGTCGCCGCGCGTGCCGCGGCGACGGCGTCGCCGATGCCGACGAGGTGCGCGACGACGTCGGCGGGGGCGTCCTCCGGCAGGAGCTTGCGGATCTGCCGCTCGCCGTACGGGTTGTACTCGAGCGTCATCGGGCGGTTCAGGAACGACTCGAACGCATCGACCGCGGATGCCGTCGCCCCGCGTTCGCGCAGCCCGGCGGCCACTCCCCCGGGGCCGATCTTGTCGAGCTTGTCGATCGTGATGAGCACCCCGGGGCGCTCCTCCGGGGTGAACCCGAAGCTGTCGAGCATCCAGTCGAGCACGCGGCGGTCGTTGATGCGGACGCTGCCGCCCTCGAGCCCGAGCGCGTCGAGGGTGTCGAGCGTCGCCACGATGAGCTCGGACTCGGCGCGGGCCGAGGCATCCCCCATGATGTCGATGTCGCACTGCATGAACTGGCGGTACCGGCCCTTCTGCGGGCGCTCGGCGCGCCATACGGGCGCGATCTGGATCGATCGGAAGACGGTCGGCAGCTCGCCGCGGTGGCTGGCGTAGAACCGCGCGAGCGGGACCGTGAGGTCGTAGCGCAGACCGAGGTCGGTGAGCCGGGCGGGATCGTCGGCCGCCGCGCGGACGGCGTCGGCGTCGAGGCCCCGCTTGAGCACGTTGTAGGCGAGCTTCTCGTTGTCGCCGCCGATGCCCGCGTGGAGGCGCGCGTACTCCTCCATGACGGGGGTCTCGATCTCGTCGAAGCCGTGCACGCGATAGCGGTCGCGGATGACGGCGAGCACGCGCTCGCGACGGGCCTTGTCGGCGGGAAGGAAGTCGCGCATGCCGCGCGGAGGATTGACGGATGCCACCCGACTATGTTGCCAGGTCGGACTCGGCGTTCCGGATCTCGCCGGTGAAGCCCCGCAGCCGCTCGCGCAAGGCACGCTCGGAGTCCCATCCGTTCGCACGCGCCGTGGCGACGAGCGCGAGAAGCGCATCGCCGAGCTCGGACTCGGACGCCGGCCCGGCAGCCGGGTCCACGGCGACGCCGACCTGCGCACCCTTCGACACGAGCTTCTGAGCCAGGGCGAGGGACGGCATCCGCTCGCTCACCCCGTCGAGGACGCTGGTGCGCGCGCTCTTCTCGACCGCCTTGGCGGCGTTCCAGTGGACGAGCACCTCTTCGGGGGTGTTCGCGACGGCGTCGCCGAAGACGTGCGGATGCCTCCGCACCATCTTGTCCGTGAGGCCGCGGGCGACGTCGTCGATGTCGAACGGCTCGTCGGCGTCGCGCGACGCGATCTCGGCGTGGAACAGCACCTGCCACAGCAGATCGCCGAGCTCTTCTCGCAGCTCGGAGCGGTCGCCCTCCTCGACGGCGTCGATCAGCTCGGCGCTCTCCTCGACGAGGTACGGGACCAGGTCGCGGTGGTCGATCTGCTGCGTCCACACGCACCGGTCGCGGACCGTGCGCATCGTGTCGGCCGCCGCCCGCAGCGGGTCGACGCCGGTCACGACGCCGTCGGCGTCGAGGTGGTGCCCGCCGCGGCGATCGCCGCCTGCTTCCTGTAGTGCCATGCCCGCCACGATACGAGGATCCCGGCCGCTATGAGCGAGATCACCGAGCCCGCGAGCACACCGAGGATCGCCTGGTCGCGGATCTCGGGCTGGTCGCCGAAGGCCAGCTCGGACAGCAGCAGCGACACCGTGAACCCGATGCCGCCGAGTGCGCCGGCGGCCAGCAGGTCGCCGAGCTTCAGCGGCGGTGCGGCGCTGCGGTCGCCGATGCGCAGGGAGATCCACCCGAACACCGTGATGCCGAGGATCTTGCCGACCGGGAGCGCGACGAGCACGCCCCAGAAGGCGGGCGACAGCTCCCCGAGCGACACCGCCGGAACGGCCACGAGCGCCGCGTTGAACGCGAACAGCGGGAGCACGATCACATTCACCCACGGTTCGAGCTCGTGCCGCACCCGCAGCGCGGGCCGCTGGGCCATGGCGAGGCCGAGCACGACGCCCGCGATCGTGGCGTGGACGCCGGACTGGTACACGAACGCCCACGTGAGGATCGCCAGGATGACGAGGACGATGGCGATCGGCACCTTCGCGCGCGAGTCGAGCTGGCGGCTCAGGATGCCGAACAGCACGAGAGTGACGAGCGCGAGCCCCAGCATCCCGAAGTCGACGTCGGTGGTGAAGAGCACGGCGATGAACACGATGCCCACGATGTCGTCGAGGATCGCCAGCGCGAGGAGGAAGACGCGCAGAGCCGCCGGGAGCCCCTTGCCGAACACGGCGAGCACGCCGAGGGCGAAGGCGATGTCGGTGGCGGTGGGGATCGGCCAGCCGTCGGCGGCATCGGATCCGAACGCGAAGACCAGATAGATCGCGATGGGCACGAGCACACCGCCGGCGGCGGCGATCGCGGGCTGCATCGCCTTGCGAGCCGAGTTGAGCTGCCCGGAGGTGAGCTCGTACTGCAGCTCGACGGCGACGACGAAGAAGAAGATCGCGAGGAGGCCGTCGGCGATCCAGTGATCGACCGTCAGCTCGAAGATCCCGTCGATGCCGACATACGTGTGCAGGAAGTCGTCGACCGGACCGCCGGCCGGGCTGTTCGCGACCACGAGACCTGCGGCCGCCGCAACCAGCAGCACGATCGCGGGGAAGCGGGCAGAGCGTAACAATGACATCCGGGTCCTTCCATAGGAGTCGTCGGCGAGGGTCGCCGCGACCTCGCCGACCAGACTTCCCGGCACTCCTGCGGGAAGTCTAGCCATGAGGGGACGTCACACGAGGTCGCGCGTGACGAGTGCGAAACACCGCGGCATTACCGTTGATGACATGCGCGAACTCACCCAGACCGAAGCGATCGACCTCGTCGGGCGCTTCGAGGCCGAGCAGGAGATCCCCGAGAGGATGCGCGCCGACGTGCGCATGCTCGGCTCGCTCCTGGGCAGGGTGCTCCGCGAGAGCGGCTCCCCCGGCCTGTACGACGACGTCGAGCGTCT
Protein-coding regions in this window:
- the nhaA gene encoding Na+/H+ antiporter NhaA, giving the protein MPGSLVGEVAATLADDSYGRTRMSLLRSARFPAIVLLVAAAAGLVVANSPAGGPVDDFLHTYVGIDGIFELTVDHWIADGLLAIFFFVVAVELQYELTSGQLNSARKAMQPAIAAAGGVLVPIAIYLVFAFGSDAADGWPIPTATDIAFALGVLAVFGKGLPAALRVFLLALAILDDIVGIVFIAVLFTTDVDFGMLGLALVTLVLFGILSRQLDSRAKVPIAIVLVILAILTWAFVYQSGVHATIAGVVLGLAMAQRPALRVRHELEPWVNVIVLPLFAFNAALVAVPAVSLGELSPAFWGVLVALPVGKILGITVFGWISLRIGDRSAAPPLKLGDLLAAGALGGIGFTVSLLLSELAFGDQPEIRDQAILGVLAGSVISLIAAGILVSWRAWHYRKQAAIAAAGTTSTPTAS